One Hyphomicrobium album genomic window carries:
- a CDS encoding DUF1254 domain-containing protein has product MPHATVRGTAATAAVILAALAPQSPLGADDITEAEARAIAVDAYLYFYPLITMDVTRRQLTNANAENSEIGGAPNAFKNVQAFPSADMRAVVRPNFDTLYSSAWLDLTKEPVVVSAPDTGGRYYLLPMLDMWTDVFASPGWRTTGTAAANFLVTPPGWRVESGLPENMQHIAAPTPYVWVIGRTKTDGPADYDAVHKIQDGYKITPLSQWGKTPVAPSASVDPSVDMKTPPKVQVDTMPGDRYFAYAAELLKLHPPHITDEPIIARLKRIGFEAGKSFDPTSASAAAQQGLAGAPAAAQKLMQWKAPTLARVANGWSMNTDTMGVYGNFYLKRAMVAQLGLGANLAEDAVYPLNLADATGKPLDGAAAGYTLHFAKDGLPPAEAFWSVTLYDNDGFQVANPLNRFALSSWMPFKTNADGSLDLYFQNASPGADKEANWLPAPKGPFTLTMRIYAPKREVLTGQWDPPPLKPAE; this is encoded by the coding sequence ATGCCTCATGCAACGGTTCGCGGCACCGCCGCGACTGCCGCTGTCATCCTCGCAGCGCTGGCGCCGCAAAGCCCCCTTGGCGCCGACGACATCACCGAAGCGGAGGCGCGGGCGATCGCCGTCGACGCGTATCTCTACTTCTACCCGCTCATCACCATGGACGTGACGCGGCGCCAACTCACCAACGCTAACGCGGAGAATTCTGAGATCGGCGGGGCGCCGAACGCGTTCAAGAACGTGCAGGCGTTTCCGAGCGCCGACATGCGTGCCGTCGTGCGTCCGAACTTCGACACGCTCTATTCCAGCGCCTGGCTCGATCTCACCAAGGAGCCTGTGGTCGTGTCGGCGCCCGACACCGGCGGGCGATACTACCTACTGCCGATGCTCGACATGTGGACGGACGTCTTCGCCTCTCCGGGCTGGCGCACGACCGGAACGGCGGCGGCGAATTTCCTCGTCACACCGCCGGGGTGGCGCGTGGAGTCCGGCTTGCCGGAGAACATGCAGCACATCGCAGCGCCGACACCGTACGTGTGGGTCATCGGGCGCACGAAGACGGACGGCCCGGCCGACTACGATGCCGTCCACAAGATCCAGGACGGCTACAAGATCACGCCGCTGTCGCAATGGGGAAAGACACCGGTCGCGCCAAGCGCCAGCGTCGATCCGAGCGTCGATATGAAAACGCCGCCGAAGGTGCAGGTCGATACGATGCCGGGCGACCGCTACTTCGCGTACGCGGCCGAGCTCCTGAAGCTGCATCCGCCGCACATCACCGACGAGCCGATCATCGCCCGCCTGAAGCGGATCGGCTTCGAGGCCGGCAAGAGCTTCGATCCGACCAGCGCGTCAGCGGCCGCGCAGCAAGGGCTCGCCGGCGCTCCCGCGGCCGCGCAGAAGCTGATGCAATGGAAGGCGCCGACGCTGGCGCGCGTCGCCAACGGCTGGTCGATGAATACCGACACCATGGGCGTCTACGGCAACTTCTATCTGAAGCGCGCGATGGTCGCGCAGCTGGGTCTCGGCGCCAACTTGGCGGAGGACGCGGTCTACCCACTGAACCTCGCCGACGCGACGGGCAAGCCGCTCGACGGCGCGGCGGCCGGCTACACGCTGCACTTCGCCAAGGACGGGCTGCCGCCGGCGGAGGCGTTCTGGTCGGTGACGCTTTACGACAACGACGGCTTCCAGGTTGCCAATCCGCTGAACCGTTTTGCGCTGAGCAGCTGGATGCCCTTCAAGACCAACGCCGACGGGTCGCTCGATCTCTATTTCCAGAACGCCAGCCCCGGCGCCGACAAGGAAGCCAATTGGTTGCCGGCGCCGAAGGGTCCGTTCACGCTGACGATGCGCATTTACGCGCCGAAGCGCGAGGTGCTGACCGGCCAATGGGATCCGCCGCCGCTAAAACCCGCTGAATAG
- a CDS encoding SDR family NAD(P)-dependent oxidoreductase, whose amino-acid sequence MQESPRSIVITGASAGLGRALALLYAEPGRTLGLMGRNAERLQVVAQLCRARGARVETHACDLCAGSSGRDFIQAFGDARPLDLLIVNAGVFTGHRPEREMEDGNEITAVLRTNLEAAILSIAAAVPQMRARRAGRIAIVGSLAALQPLADAPAYSASKAGLIAYGEALREYLEPDGVQVSLINPGHIETAQVEAHVGALPLIASAETTAARIKRGLERGQEHIAFPRRLAWLIRAGRLLPWRLRAHLGRSQRFEVDRS is encoded by the coding sequence TTGCAGGAGAGCCCGAGGTCGATAGTCATCACCGGAGCGAGCGCCGGATTGGGGCGCGCGCTGGCGCTGCTCTACGCCGAGCCCGGACGCACGCTCGGCCTCATGGGACGCAACGCCGAGCGCCTGCAGGTGGTCGCTCAGCTTTGCCGGGCGCGCGGGGCACGCGTCGAGACGCACGCGTGCGATCTCTGCGCCGGCAGCTCGGGTCGCGATTTCATCCAGGCCTTCGGTGACGCGCGTCCGCTTGACCTGCTGATCGTCAACGCCGGCGTGTTCACCGGGCATCGGCCGGAACGGGAGATGGAGGACGGCAACGAGATCACCGCGGTGCTGCGCACCAACCTCGAGGCGGCGATCCTCAGCATCGCCGCGGCGGTCCCGCAGATGCGCGCGCGGCGCGCCGGACGCATCGCCATCGTCGGCTCGCTCGCGGCCTTGCAGCCCTTGGCCGACGCGCCGGCCTACAGCGCCAGCAAGGCGGGGCTGATCGCCTACGGCGAAGCGCTGCGCGAGTACTTGGAGCCCGACGGCGTGCAGGTGAGCCTGATCAACCCCGGACACATCGAAACGGCGCAGGTGGAGGCGCATGTTGGCGCGCTGCCGCTCATTGCATCGGCCGAGACGACGGCGGCGCGCATCAAGCGCGGGCTCGAACGCGGGCAGGAGCACATCGCCTTTCCGCGCCGGCTGGCGTGGCTGATCCGCGCCGGGCGCCTCTTGCCGTGGCGGCTGCGGGCTCACCTCGGCCGCAGCCAGCGCTTCGAGGTCGACCGCAGCTAG